In one window of Chryseobacterium phocaeense DNA:
- a CDS encoding alpha/beta hydrolase family protein — protein MELIKKINIQLKNPETRDFLADACYPDTSEKLPLVIFVHGYKGYKDWGAWNLMAEKMAAAGFFFVKFNFSHNGTTVEDPHQFGDLEAFGNNNYSKELSDLGVVIDHFVKDPHVDDQKIILIGHSRGGGISIIKTYEDERINGLITLASVDTLERFPRDMALANWKEEGVYYVLNGRTKQEMPHYYQFYEDFEKDIHRFDVERATEMAKAYVLIVHGTHDESVSVKNAEHLHILNPNSELFLVDNADHTFGSKEPWTEKELPHHLNTVTEKCIDFIRKNMV, from the coding sequence ATGGAATTAATAAAAAAGATTAATATACAACTGAAAAATCCGGAAACCCGCGATTTTCTGGCCGATGCCTGTTATCCGGATACAAGTGAAAAATTGCCGCTGGTCATTTTTGTTCATGGCTACAAAGGCTATAAAGATTGGGGCGCCTGGAACCTGATGGCTGAAAAGATGGCTGCTGCAGGCTTTTTCTTTGTTAAATTTAATTTTTCCCATAACGGAACCACTGTTGAAGATCCCCATCAATTCGGGGACCTGGAAGCTTTTGGGAATAATAATTACTCCAAAGAGCTTTCAGACCTTGGCGTTGTGATTGATCATTTTGTAAAAGATCCTCATGTGGACGACCAGAAAATCATTCTGATCGGCCATAGCAGGGGAGGAGGAATTTCCATTATCAAGACCTATGAAGATGAAAGGATCAATGGACTGATTACACTGGCCAGTGTTGATACTTTAGAACGATTTCCGAGAGATATGGCGCTCGCAAACTGGAAAGAAGAAGGCGTATATTATGTGCTGAATGGCCGTACAAAACAGGAAATGCCTCACTATTATCAGTTTTACGAAGATTTTGAAAAGGATATTCATCGTTTTGATGTAGAGCGGGCGACGGAAATGGCCAAGGCTTATGTACTGATTGTCCACGGAACCCATGATGAAAGCGTAAGTGTAAAAAATGCCGAGCATCTTCATATCCTTAATCCCAATTCAGAATTGTTCCTGGTTGACAATGCGGATCATACTTTCGGATCAAAGGAGCCGTGGACAGAGAAGGAACTTCCGCACCACCTGAATACGGTTACTGAAAAATGTATTGATTTTATCAGGAAAAATATGGTTTAA
- the thiE gene encoding thiamine phosphate synthase produces the protein MTLHPFPYQLYLVISEADCKGRNFLHVAEQAILGGVDVIQLREKNTDTASFLTKARQLKEITDQYSVPIIINDNISVAEQVNAAGIHVGNSDAAPVDLRQQLIFREKIIGYSIEYLSQLDNEQTAVSDYLGISPVFRTDTKTDTITEWGLDGIATIRKLTEKPLVAIGNIHHGNAREVINAGADCIAVVSAICNAADPQKAAYELKNKILK, from the coding sequence ATGACTTTACATCCTTTTCCTTATCAGCTCTATCTGGTGATTTCTGAAGCCGACTGCAAGGGAAGAAATTTTCTGCACGTTGCCGAGCAGGCCATTCTTGGCGGAGTGGATGTCATTCAGCTCAGGGAAAAAAATACGGATACTGCTTCTTTTCTTACAAAAGCCAGGCAGCTGAAAGAAATCACAGATCAATATTCAGTTCCCATCATCATCAACGATAATATATCAGTTGCGGAACAGGTAAACGCTGCCGGTATCCATGTGGGCAATAGTGATGCCGCTCCTGTTGATCTCAGACAGCAGCTTATTTTCCGTGAAAAAATTATCGGCTACTCTATTGAATACCTGTCCCAGCTCGACAATGAACAGACGGCGGTTTCCGATTATCTTGGAATAAGTCCCGTATTCAGAACCGATACGAAAACAGATACCATAACTGAATGGGGACTTGATGGGATTGCAACCATCAGAAAGCTTACGGAAAAGCCTTTAGTTGCTATCGGCAATATTCATCACGGGAATGCCAGAGAGGTGATTAACGCCGGTGCAGATTGCATCGCTGTAGTTTCTGCGATCTGTAATGCTGCTGATCCTCAAAAGGCAGCCTATGAACTAAAAAATAAAATTTTAAAATGA
- a CDS encoding TonB-dependent receptor plug domain-containing protein, whose protein sequence is MKNKNTIVSASVLFFLGTYAFGQEKPKDSVKTNTVEEVVVLGSRGGARSKTDSPVPVDVFNIKETSVVLPQSSIGQILNAVAPSFTSTIQTNSDGTDHLDPAQLRGLGPDQVLVLVNGKRRHTSALVNVNGTPGRGTVGTDLNSIPSFALNRIEVLRDGASAQYGSDAIAGVINLELKRDTGKLTGQVSYGGNLTPAANDHTGNFDGQNIQVDLNYGNKIGSKGGFYNITWSSQFRNPTSRAGAESGAIYNAYNAIERRALNDGVNLSSLFTNINNVPNSQQLINYIHQYAQGVNYFSQDLQNKIQNANTITALQGLLKGDFTDQELAYRGLDRKDFNMQVGQSKLNNHQLFANIEVPLNDDWKVYSFGGYSFRHGSSGGFYRKPNQSRTFTGLYSDGYLPQIGTDIQDLSLSAGIKGNWEGWHIDLSNTFGQNSFTYNIRNTGNTSLRFASPDEFDAGGLRFSQNTINLDFSKKYDVWSGINVAFGAEHRYENFKITQGDEASYTTYDAAGNVWNNTSPRATDFFGNALPGGSQVFGGFKPVNAIDKNRQAVAAYADVEFNFTNWLLVDAAARYENYSDFGSTFNYKLASRIKVAPDFNIRLAGSTGFRAPSIHQIYYNVTSTLFTNSQLLEVGTFSNDSKIAEQLGMPKLKQETSKSASVGFTYRIPSTGLTFTADGYFTKINNRIILTDQFLRADVPAGAQIAFDDQNVNAAQFFTNAIDTETKGIDLVISHNARFSGLKLENSFAANISETRKVGDVHSSGLLQSPNLEKIYFSEKSRVYLEEAVPRVKASLSHTLSWKNASVYLRNTYFGKVTGADIIDANGDGITEFNEHQQIGDKIITDLSLAYQFTKNVGFTLGVNNLFDIYPDKNLTASTNNDQFIYSRSTSQFGQNGRYVFTRLNFNF, encoded by the coding sequence ATGAAAAATAAAAATACTATTGTATCTGCTTCCGTACTGTTTTTCCTCGGAACTTATGCTTTCGGGCAGGAGAAACCAAAGGACAGTGTAAAGACCAATACCGTGGAAGAAGTGGTTGTACTGGGGTCCAGAGGCGGCGCGAGATCAAAAACAGACAGTCCGGTTCCCGTGGATGTCTTCAATATAAAAGAAACATCCGTGGTGCTTCCGCAGTCAAGCATCGGGCAGATTTTAAATGCGGTGGCTCCCTCGTTCACGTCTACTATCCAGACCAATTCGGATGGTACGGATCACCTGGATCCTGCTCAGCTGAGAGGTTTGGGCCCGGATCAGGTTCTGGTGTTGGTGAATGGAAAGAGAAGACATACTTCAGCGCTGGTCAATGTGAATGGTACACCGGGAAGAGGAACCGTAGGAACGGATTTAAATTCTATTCCCTCATTTGCATTAAACAGGATTGAAGTGCTGCGTGACGGGGCTTCAGCTCAATACGGATCGGATGCTATTGCCGGAGTGATCAACCTTGAATTGAAAAGAGATACCGGAAAACTGACCGGGCAGGTAAGTTACGGAGGAAATTTAACCCCAGCAGCCAATGACCATACCGGAAATTTCGACGGACAGAATATTCAGGTTGACCTTAACTATGGTAATAAAATAGGTAGCAAAGGCGGTTTTTATAATATTACGTGGTCCTCACAGTTCAGAAACCCGACTTCCCGGGCCGGAGCTGAAAGCGGAGCCATCTATAATGCGTACAATGCTATTGAAAGACGTGCCCTGAACGATGGAGTCAATCTGTCTTCATTGTTTACCAATATCAATAACGTCCCGAATTCCCAGCAGCTAATCAATTATATTCATCAATATGCCCAGGGTGTCAATTATTTTTCCCAGGATCTTCAAAATAAGATTCAAAATGCCAATACCATCACTGCACTTCAAGGCCTGCTAAAAGGAGATTTTACAGACCAGGAACTGGCCTACAGAGGACTGGATCGGAAAGATTTCAATATGCAGGTGGGTCAATCGAAACTGAACAACCACCAGCTTTTCGCCAATATTGAGGTTCCTTTGAATGATGACTGGAAAGTTTATTCGTTTGGCGGCTACAGTTTCAGGCATGGAAGTTCGGGAGGGTTTTACAGGAAACCGAATCAGAGCCGGACCTTTACAGGGCTGTATTCAGACGGATATCTGCCTCAGATCGGGACGGATATTCAGGATTTGTCGCTTTCAGCGGGAATTAAAGGAAATTGGGAAGGATGGCATATTGATTTGAGCAATACATTCGGACAGAATTCATTTACCTATAATATAAGGAACACAGGAAATACATCGTTGCGGTTTGCTTCTCCCGATGAATTTGATGCTGGGGGCCTAAGGTTTTCCCAGAACACCATCAACCTTGATTTTTCCAAAAAATATGACGTCTGGAGTGGAATTAATGTAGCCTTCGGAGCCGAGCACCGGTATGAAAACTTTAAAATAACCCAAGGTGATGAAGCGTCCTATACAACTTACGATGCGGCAGGAAATGTCTGGAATAATACCAGCCCGAGAGCTACTGATTTCTTTGGAAACGCACTTCCGGGAGGTTCTCAGGTGTTCGGGGGATTTAAACCGGTCAACGCAATTGATAAGAACAGACAGGCAGTGGCAGCTTATGCGGATGTGGAATTTAATTTCACCAACTGGTTACTGGTAGATGCTGCAGCGAGGTATGAGAATTATTCAGATTTTGGATCAACATTTAATTATAAGTTGGCGTCAAGGATTAAAGTGGCTCCTGATTTTAATATAAGATTAGCCGGCTCTACCGGATTCAGGGCACCTTCCATTCACCAGATCTATTACAATGTGACTTCTACACTGTTTACCAACAGTCAGCTGCTGGAGGTAGGAACATTCAGCAATGATTCAAAGATCGCAGAACAGCTCGGGATGCCAAAACTGAAACAGGAAACCTCTAAATCGGCAAGCGTTGGATTTACCTACAGGATTCCTTCTACAGGACTGACTTTCACGGCAGACGGTTATTTTACAAAAATCAACAACAGGATTATTCTTACAGACCAGTTCTTAAGGGCTGATGTACCCGCCGGAGCGCAAATTGCCTTTGATGACCAGAACGTAAATGCCGCACAGTTTTTTACCAATGCCATTGATACTGAAACAAAAGGGATAGATCTAGTGATCTCTCATAATGCCAGATTTTCCGGGTTAAAGCTGGAAAATAGTTTTGCGGCCAATATCAGTGAGACCAGAAAAGTGGGGGATGTCCATTCCTCAGGACTGCTTCAGTCTCCTAATCTTGAAAAGATCTATTTTTCAGAAAAGTCGAGAGTGTATCTTGAAGAGGCCGTTCCAAGAGTAAAAGCAAGCTTATCCCATACGCTTTCCTGGAAAAATGCAAGCGTTTATCTGAGAAATACCTATTTCGGAAAGGTGACGGGTGCGGATATTATTGATGCCAACGGTGATGGAATTACAGAATTCAACGAGCATCAGCAGATCGGGGACAAGATCATTACAGATCTTTCTCTGGCTTATCAGTTTACAAAAAATGTCGGGTTTACTCTGGGAGTCAACAACCTGTTTGATATCTATCCGGATAAAAACCTGACGGCCTCTACCAACAATGACCAGTTTATTTATTCCCGCTCTACTTCCCAGTTTGGGCAGAACGGGAGGTATGTGTTCACAAGGCTTAATTTTAATTTTTAA
- the thiD gene encoding bifunctional hydroxymethylpyrimidine kinase/phosphomethylpyrimidine kinase produces the protein MKKYRYPSVLTIAGFDGSGGAGIQADIKTASALGCFSTSVLTALPVQNTQGVRKIYPIPVEAVADQIEAILDDIFPDAIKIGMVHTPQLVETIVSTLGKYKKIPIVFDPVMVATSGHRLIEEDTIIAITEKLFPIADVITPNMDEASILAKMKVETLEDLYTAGKEIKKLGCKSILLKGGHQETSTITSLFHDEHGNDHSFETVKFNTNNTHGSGCTLSSAIAAYLARGKTLYESVALGQDYVYQAIENGKDVQTGLGNGPLNHFFNPQKLIKNEMV, from the coding sequence ATGAAAAAATACAGATATCCGTCAGTACTCACCATTGCAGGATTCGACGGAAGCGGTGGCGCAGGGATCCAGGCTGATATAAAAACGGCTTCTGCCCTTGGATGTTTTTCAACTTCGGTATTAACGGCGCTACCGGTACAGAATACGCAGGGAGTACGGAAAATTTATCCAATTCCTGTAGAAGCTGTAGCCGATCAGATTGAAGCGATTCTGGATGATATTTTTCCCGATGCTATAAAAATCGGGATGGTTCATACCCCACAGCTTGTTGAAACCATTGTATCAACATTGGGAAAATATAAAAAAATCCCGATTGTTTTTGATCCTGTCATGGTTGCGACCAGCGGCCACCGGCTGATTGAGGAAGATACGATAATTGCCATCACAGAAAAGCTTTTCCCGATTGCCGATGTCATTACCCCAAATATGGACGAGGCCTCTATTTTAGCAAAAATGAAAGTAGAAACCCTGGAAGACCTTTACACTGCAGGAAAAGAAATAAAAAAGCTGGGCTGTAAAAGCATACTTCTTAAAGGCGGACACCAGGAAACCTCAACCATTACTTCTTTATTTCATGATGAGCATGGGAATGACCATTCTTTTGAAACTGTAAAATTTAATACAAATAATACCCATGGTTCAGGCTGCACGCTTTCTTCTGCCATTGCAGCTTATCTGGCCCGGGGTAAAACTTTATATGAATCTGTTGCTCTTGGACAGGATTACGTCTATCAAGCCATAGAAAACGGTAAAGATGTACAAACCGGTCTTGGAAACGGTCCGCTGAATCACTTTTTCAATCCTCAAAAACTTATTAAAAATGAAATGGTCTGA
- a CDS encoding alpha/beta hydrolase translates to MKLSTNISVYRFFINLFFVFALASFSLSNAQNQLETAPKKSSLLPEISTVSEEVIYKTNTIGNPLALDIYIPKNVETEKIPVVIYVHGGAWVKGDKMIPEGSYIETFISKLLEKKYAVVSIDYTLLNDSTHFPLPLEDTKDAVRWVRKNAAQYHFDPDNIGFFGASSGAHLSMLAAYTPDTEFPGNPELANYSAKVNYVVDHYGPADMNQLLHTRLGKVPVFFFGLAAKKIVDLRTDLVRGLSGYDIKKDKTKVVEYFKTISPVTYVAAGVPTLIVQGNKDKIMPMKQSKKLHRKLKRNNIQTSLIIVEDGIHGFKTTDKVYMDQLIGQMVDFIVSQRK, encoded by the coding sequence ATGAAATTATCAACGAACATATCAGTCTACAGGTTTTTTATAAACCTGTTTTTTGTTTTCGCCTTAGCCTCATTCAGTTTAAGCAATGCACAAAACCAACTGGAGACTGCTCCAAAGAAAAGCAGCCTTCTACCCGAAATCTCAACGGTTTCTGAAGAGGTCATCTACAAAACCAACACAATAGGAAATCCACTGGCGCTGGATATTTACATTCCTAAAAATGTGGAGACCGAAAAAATTCCGGTGGTCATCTATGTACACGGAGGTGCCTGGGTAAAAGGAGATAAAATGATTCCGGAAGGCAGCTATATTGAAACATTTATCTCTAAACTTCTGGAAAAAAAATACGCTGTAGTAAGCATTGACTATACCCTTCTGAATGACAGTACCCATTTTCCACTTCCTTTGGAGGACACCAAAGATGCAGTAAGGTGGGTAAGAAAAAATGCAGCACAGTATCATTTTGATCCTGATAATATCGGGTTCTTCGGAGCTTCTTCAGGTGCACACCTCTCTATGCTTGCCGCTTATACACCGGATACCGAATTTCCGGGAAATCCTGAGCTTGCCAATTATTCAGCGAAAGTAAATTATGTGGTAGATCATTATGGCCCGGCGGATATGAATCAGTTATTGCACACAAGGCTGGGAAAAGTTCCTGTCTTCTTTTTCGGACTGGCAGCTAAAAAAATTGTGGATCTCAGGACAGACCTTGTTCGGGGATTGTCCGGTTACGATATTAAAAAAGATAAAACTAAGGTTGTAGAATATTTCAAGACCATTTCTCCGGTTACTTATGTTGCAGCAGGCGTTCCCACTCTGATTGTCCAGGGAAATAAGGATAAAATAATGCCGATGAAGCAATCTAAGAAACTCCATCGGAAGCTGAAAAGAAATAATATTCAAACCAGTCTGATCATCGTTGAAGATGGTATTCATGGTTTCAAAACAACAGATAAAGTATACATGGACCAGCTTATTGGTCAGATGGTGGATTTTATCGTTTCTCAAAGGAAATAG
- a CDS encoding HipA family kinase: protein MLDLRTVTVMRYILPLREGGSLPALAEADDDFKYVLKFRGAGHGVKMLISELLGGKITEALGLKIPELVLVNLDVDFGRAEADEEIQDLLKFSEGLNLGLHYLSGSITYDPGVTVDPLLASKIVWLDAFITNIDRTFKNTNLLMWHKELWVIDNGASFYFHHSWQNFDAAAKTPFKYVKDHVLLPKAKMLNEADQFAHTVLNDNLFREIVNLIPEDWLHWNDADETPEEIREIYFQFLKTRLENSQIFVNEAQNARK, encoded by the coding sequence ATGCTGGATTTAAGAACCGTAACCGTCATGCGTTATATCCTTCCCTTAAGAGAAGGAGGCTCTCTTCCTGCTTTGGCAGAAGCTGATGATGATTTTAAATATGTGCTGAAATTCCGGGGTGCCGGCCATGGGGTAAAGATGCTGATCTCTGAACTTCTGGGCGGTAAGATTACCGAGGCTTTAGGGCTTAAAATTCCGGAACTGGTTCTCGTGAATCTGGATGTTGATTTCGGAAGAGCAGAAGCTGATGAGGAAATTCAGGATCTTTTGAAATTCTCAGAAGGGCTGAATCTGGGGCTGCACTACCTTTCAGGCTCTATCACGTATGACCCCGGCGTAACAGTAGATCCGCTCCTGGCTTCAAAAATCGTCTGGCTGGATGCGTTTATCACCAACATCGACCGTACTTTTAAAAATACCAATCTTCTGATGTGGCATAAGGAACTTTGGGTGATCGATAACGGGGCATCCTTTTACTTCCACCATTCATGGCAGAATTTTGATGCTGCAGCGAAAACCCCATTCAAATATGTAAAAGATCATGTCCTGCTTCCGAAAGCTAAAATGCTGAACGAGGCAGATCAATTTGCCCATACCGTACTGAATGACAATTTATTCAGAGAAATCGTCAACTTAATTCCGGAGGACTGGCTCCATTGGAATGATGCCGATGAGACCCCAGAAGAGATCCGAGAGATCTATTTTCAGTTTTTGAAAACGAGATTAGAAAATTCCCAAATATTTGTAAATGAAGCCCAGAATGCTAGAAAATAA
- a CDS encoding carbon starvation CstA family protein gives MDFLNNTNALTLIFVSLLIFAIAYRFYGIFIANRVLRLNDKNTTPAVEFADGKDYVATNKNVLFGHHFAAIAAAGPLVGPVLAAQFGYLPGALWILIGCVLGGGVHDMVVLFASVRHKGQSLATIASKEIGKTTGTVAGFAILFILILTLAGLSLACINAMHEASWSLFTVVITMPIAVIMGLIMRYRKNSVLFASILGGILLVAGIIGGHSLMQNETMNNLFTWDIKTISIAIPLYGFLASVLPVWLLLVPRDYLSTYLKIGTIIMLAVGVIVIHPTIQMPALTEFVNGGGPVIGGPVLPFIFIVIACGAISGFHAVIATGTTPKMLNKEKEILFVGYGAMLVEGFVALMALIAACTLMPGDYFAINTPKESYDAFLAAHPSLHGVDIDYYSQKIGIELHGRTGGAVSLAVGMAHIFNKIPYMDQLTAYWYNFAIMFEAVFILTAIDAGTRVGRFFLQEMLGSVIPKFNDKNWIPGIIISSLLFTFAWGYLVFTGNVSSIWPLFGISNQLLAACGLIVCTTMLIRMNRGKYALCSAIPGVFMAGITFWAGYIQVTAIYLPKEQYLLAALAVTAIVLMLIVFFGAFIKWYQLLKIKTTVTDYYGEPVKELVER, from the coding sequence ATGGATTTTCTAAATAACACCAATGCCCTTACCCTGATCTTTGTATCCCTACTGATCTTTGCGATCGCGTATCGTTTTTACGGGATTTTTATTGCTAATAGAGTATTAAGGCTTAATGATAAAAATACTACACCGGCCGTAGAATTTGCTGATGGTAAAGACTATGTAGCCACCAATAAAAATGTTCTTTTCGGCCACCACTTTGCCGCTATAGCCGCTGCCGGACCTCTGGTAGGGCCTGTGCTGGCAGCTCAGTTCGGTTATTTACCGGGTGCTTTATGGATCCTGATCGGCTGTGTGCTCGGCGGGGGTGTACATGATATGGTTGTCTTATTTGCTTCTGTAAGGCATAAAGGTCAGAGTCTTGCTACCATTGCCTCTAAAGAAATAGGAAAAACCACCGGAACTGTTGCCGGGTTTGCCATTCTGTTTATCCTCATTCTTACATTGGCCGGTCTGTCACTGGCCTGCATCAATGCGATGCATGAAGCTTCATGGTCTCTTTTCACCGTAGTCATTACAATGCCCATTGCAGTAATTATGGGCTTGATTATGAGATACCGAAAAAACAGCGTCCTTTTTGCCAGCATCCTGGGCGGTATTCTTTTAGTGGCCGGAATTATCGGCGGACACAGCCTGATGCAGAACGAAACCATGAACAATCTTTTTACATGGGACATTAAAACCATTTCCATCGCAATACCGTTATATGGTTTTCTGGCTTCCGTACTTCCGGTATGGCTTCTATTAGTGCCGAGAGACTACCTTTCAACGTATCTTAAAATAGGAACCATCATCATGCTTGCTGTAGGGGTTATTGTGATCCACCCTACCATTCAGATGCCGGCCCTTACGGAGTTTGTGAACGGTGGCGGGCCTGTTATCGGGGGACCTGTGCTTCCTTTTATTTTCATTGTGATCGCATGTGGTGCTATTTCCGGTTTCCATGCCGTGATTGCAACGGGAACAACCCCTAAGATGCTTAACAAAGAAAAAGAAATCCTTTTTGTAGGCTACGGAGCAATGCTGGTGGAAGGTTTTGTGGCTTTAATGGCCCTGATTGCGGCCTGTACTCTAATGCCTGGAGATTATTTTGCGATCAATACCCCAAAAGAATCCTATGATGCTTTTCTGGCCGCCCATCCTTCCCTTCATGGGGTAGACATTGATTATTATTCACAAAAAATAGGCATCGAACTTCACGGAAGAACTGGTGGAGCGGTGTCTCTGGCCGTTGGAATGGCTCATATTTTCAATAAAATCCCGTATATGGACCAGCTGACTGCGTATTGGTATAATTTCGCGATCATGTTCGAAGCGGTATTTATTCTTACTGCTATTGATGCGGGAACAAGAGTGGGTCGTTTCTTTTTACAGGAAATGCTGGGTTCCGTGATCCCGAAATTCAATGATAAGAACTGGATTCCGGGAATTATTATCAGCAGCCTCCTGTTTACTTTTGCCTGGGGATATCTGGTGTTTACAGGAAATGTAAGCAGCATCTGGCCGTTATTCGGGATCAGTAACCAGCTCCTCGCAGCCTGTGGACTGATCGTATGTACAACGATGCTGATCCGGATGAACAGGGGAAAATATGCATTATGCTCGGCAATTCCGGGAGTTTTTATGGCCGGAATTACGTTCTGGGCAGGCTATATTCAGGTTACCGCAATCTATCTTCCCAAAGAGCAGTATTTATTGGCGGCTTTAGCAGTAACAGCCATAGTCCTGATGCTGATTGTTTTCTTTGGAGCTTTTATCAAATGGTATCAGCTTCTGAAAATCAAAACCACAGTGACGGATTATTACGGGGAGCCTGTTAAAGAGCTTGTAGAAAGATAG
- the thiM gene encoding hydroxyethylthiazole kinase, which produces MEKILWELVQLVRQQSPLVHNITNYVVMNNTANALLAAGASPIMAHAKSEIQEMIGIAHSVVVNIGTLDEYWSESMVMAAETAHSTGKPWVLDPVGAGATSFRDQVLNQLLQYQPTVIRGNASEIIALVKANTTVTKGVDSTAQSNEAVDAARSLVEQYKTIVCISGETDIILADQKEIFIRNGHPLMTRVTGLGCSATALTGAFIGITEDKVSAVAAAMALIGIAGELAAEESKGPGSLQVNLIDRLYTMTEQEFFNRLKIELK; this is translated from the coding sequence ATGGAAAAAATTCTTTGGGAACTGGTACAGCTCGTCAGACAACAATCTCCTCTGGTTCATAACATTACCAATTATGTAGTGATGAACAATACGGCCAATGCCCTTCTGGCTGCAGGAGCCTCACCTATCATGGCGCACGCAAAATCTGAAATTCAGGAAATGATCGGCATTGCCCATTCAGTGGTTGTTAATATTGGTACCCTTGATGAATACTGGTCGGAATCTATGGTCATGGCAGCTGAAACTGCCCATTCTACTGGAAAACCCTGGGTTTTGGATCCTGTGGGAGCCGGAGCCACTTCATTCAGGGATCAGGTTTTAAATCAACTGCTGCAATACCAGCCCACCGTCATCAGAGGCAATGCTTCAGAAATTATCGCATTAGTCAAAGCCAATACCACCGTTACAAAAGGAGTAGACAGCACTGCACAAAGTAACGAAGCTGTAGACGCAGCGCGCAGTCTTGTGGAACAGTACAAAACAATTGTCTGCATTTCCGGCGAGACCGATATTATTTTAGCAGATCAAAAGGAAATTTTTATCAGAAACGGACATCCGCTGATGACAAGAGTAACCGGTCTTGGATGTTCTGCGACGGCTTTAACCGGTGCATTTATAGGAATTACAGAAGATAAAGTATCTGCTGTAGCTGCTGCCATGGCTTTAATAGGTATTGCCGGTGAGCTGGCCGCAGAAGAAAGTAAGGGACCTGGAAGCCTTCAGGTCAATCTGATTGACCGCTTATATACAATGACTGAGCAGGAATTTTTCAACCGCTTAAAAATAGAGTTGAAATGA
- the tenA gene encoding thiaminase II, protein MKWSEYTWKAIEQSYESILDMPFIKELSEGTLPGDKFRFYMAQDSLYLEHFGRTLSLIASKIQNLPDVLAFMRFAENAIVVENALHESYFVDFGVTDKGVLQPACHHYIHFLRSTAAFESVEIAVAAVLPCFWIYREVGDYIYKHQNSVNNPYQKWIETYGGDEFSAAVDQAIAICNRLAENSTEENRKKMTEAFIMSSRMEFHFWEAAYELKTWK, encoded by the coding sequence ATGAAATGGTCTGAATACACCTGGAAAGCTATAGAACAAAGTTATGAGTCCATCCTGGACATGCCCTTTATCAAAGAATTATCAGAAGGAACTTTACCTGGGGATAAATTCCGATTTTATATGGCCCAGGATTCTTTATATCTTGAACATTTCGGGAGAACTTTATCCCTGATCGCTTCAAAAATCCAGAATCTTCCCGATGTACTGGCCTTTATGCGCTTTGCTGAAAACGCGATTGTAGTGGAAAATGCTCTGCATGAATCCTATTTCGTTGATTTTGGAGTAACGGATAAAGGCGTTTTGCAACCTGCATGCCATCACTATATTCATTTCCTGAGAAGCACCGCCGCTTTTGAATCAGTAGAAATTGCCGTGGCAGCAGTCCTGCCCTGTTTCTGGATTTACAGAGAAGTTGGTGACTATATTTACAAACATCAGAATTCTGTTAATAATCCTTATCAAAAGTGGATTGAAACGTATGGCGGGGATGAGTTTTCCGCTGCTGTAGACCAGGCCATTGCGATCTGTAACCGGTTAGCCGAAAACAGTACAGAGGAAAACAGGAAAAAGATGACGGAAGCTTTTATCATGTCTTCGAGGATGGAATTCCATTTCTGGGAGGCAGCGTATGAACTTAAAACCTGGAAATAG
- a CDS encoding DUF3037 domain-containing protein, whose translation MLENKIYEYAVIRLVPKVEREEFFNIGLVMFSKKEKFIRMEFHLCPDKFKLMDSKMDFEDVLQNLESFQKIANGDKDGGPVALMDIPERFRWLTAVRSSSVQTSRPHPGKTQDLEKTFGKLFEELVV comes from the coding sequence ATGCTAGAAAATAAAATATACGAATACGCGGTTATCCGCTTGGTACCGAAAGTTGAAAGAGAAGAATTCTTCAATATCGGTCTTGTGATGTTTTCCAAAAAAGAGAAATTCATCCGCATGGAATTTCACTTGTGTCCTGATAAATTCAAACTGATGGACAGTAAAATGGATTTTGAAGATGTTCTGCAGAATCTCGAAAGCTTCCAGAAAATCGCCAACGGTGACAAAGACGGAGGCCCGGTTGCCCTGATGGATATCCCCGAACGTTTCCGCTGGCTGACAGCTGTAAGAAGCTCTTCTGTTCAGACTTCACGACCTCATCCGGGAAAAACCCAGGATCTGGAAAAGACCTTTGGTAAACTTTTTGAGGAGTTAGTGGTATAA